TGGACATACCAACAAAAACTGGTTTGGCTTCAGGCGTGAAGTTGCGGCCGTCTTGAAACAGATGAATCTGGAAGTGGAAGAGAAGTCGTTGGATAACGGGGGGAATCAGGCATGAGATTATTGGATTTCAGCAGCGACGCATTTATCGTATCTTTCTTTCTCTATTGTGCTGCATTCTTGTTATATGCTGTCGCGGTCATGGGCAAAAAATGGAGTAATCGTGATCCTCTGGACCATATGAATCGCTGGGGTAAAAGAGCTTTTATCGCTTCGACTGTCGCTTTGGCGGCACATATCGTATTTTTTGTAACCCGATGGGCTGGGGCAGGTCATATCCCGGTTAGTAACATGTATGAGTTCATGTCTTTTCTGTCCATGATGATCATGGTTGCATTTATTGTTGTATATGCCATATACCGCAAGTCATTACTGGGTTTGTTTGCCTTACCACTTACCATTATTATTATGGCGTACGCCGCTGTATTTCCTCAGGAGGTACAACCATTAATCCCGGCGCTTCAGTCCATCTGGCTGAAAATTCACGTGACGTTGGCCGCGCTTGGTGAAGCATTCTTCGCCGTGGGTTTTGCCGCAGGGTTCATGTATTTGCTCCGTACGGTTGATTTCAGTGGTAAAGACAAGTCTTCAAGACGTCAGCGAGGATGGGTTGAATTCACCCTGGTTACGATCGTTGTAGTCATCGGATTCATCGGAACGGTATTTGCCTTTCGTACAGCTGGTTACGAGGCGGTTTTTGTACAGAAAACGGTCAGCATTGACACAGAGGTACAGGAAAATAGTACAATAGAGAAAGTGATTTATCGCATGCCTCCGATTTTTGCACCATATAATAGCGAAGTGGAGAGCATGACACCGTTTCTTGGTATGAAAAAACCTTTACTTGAGACGCCTTCCTGGATGAACGGGGTAAATGCCGGGCGTAAGCTGAATACGGTGGTTTGGTCACTTATTGTAGGTCTGATCCTGTATGGAATTGTACGACTTCTTGTGCGCAGACCACTTGGACAAGCGTTACAGCCAATGATGGATGGAATCGATGCCGATGATCTGGATGAGATAAGTTATCGCGCGATTGCCATTGGTTTTCCGATATTTACGCTGGGAGCATTAATCTTTGCCATGATCTGGGCTCAGATTGCCTGGAGTCGCTTTTGGGGTTGGGACCCCAAAGAGGTGTGGGCATTGATTACATGGCTATATTATAGTGTGTATCTGCATTTGCGTTTATCCAGAGGTTGGCAAGGTCAGAAGTCTGCATGGCTTGCAGTTCTTGGCTTCCTGGTCGTCATGTTTACGCTAGTTGGGGTGAATCTGGTAATTGCTGGATTACATTCTTACGCTGGAGCGGACTAGGACAGACTCGTATTGCAAAGGTTGAGTTTAGAAGCGGGAAACACAAACGTACCTTTTTATTGAAGGGTATTCAAATATTGTTCGCCAGATCGAACATAATAGAAGTGATGAGGAGTTACTGCAAAGGGGCTGGAGAGGCATGGCTGAACATGAGAATCGAATACTGGTCGTGGATGACGAAGAGAGAATCCGCAGGCTTTTGAAAATGTATCTTGAAAAAGAAGGTTATGAAATCGATGAAGCTGAGGATGGGGAAACTGCGCTGCGTAAAGCA
The nucleotide sequence above comes from Paenibacillus sp. W2I17. Encoded proteins:
- the ccsA gene encoding cytochrome c biogenesis protein CcsA is translated as MRLLDFSSDAFIVSFFLYCAAFLLYAVAVMGKKWSNRDPLDHMNRWGKRAFIASTVALAAHIVFFVTRWAGAGHIPVSNMYEFMSFLSMMIMVAFIVVYAIYRKSLLGLFALPLTIIIMAYAAVFPQEVQPLIPALQSIWLKIHVTLAALGEAFFAVGFAAGFMYLLRTVDFSGKDKSSRRQRGWVEFTLVTIVVVIGFIGTVFAFRTAGYEAVFVQKTVSIDTEVQENSTIEKVIYRMPPIFAPYNSEVESMTPFLGMKKPLLETPSWMNGVNAGRKLNTVVWSLIVGLILYGIVRLLVRRPLGQALQPMMDGIDADDLDEISYRAIAIGFPIFTLGALIFAMIWAQIAWSRFWGWDPKEVWALITWLYYSVYLHLRLSRGWQGQKSAWLAVLGFLVVMFTLVGVNLVIAGLHSYAGAD